A portion of the Mesobacillus sp. AQ2 genome contains these proteins:
- a CDS encoding VOC family protein, with product MLNKVCVLTIKVDDMEAAVEFYTKKLDFEVSKHYGENIVSLVHNEIPIVLEKNEGEHVSGNPKVLLGILSENIDEDVSQLRQKGVKILFDEARPCPPGRYNIIEDPSGNQIEVVEFSNFN from the coding sequence ATGTTGAACAAAGTATGTGTCTTAACAATTAAGGTAGATGATATGGAGGCAGCTGTTGAATTCTATACAAAGAAGCTGGATTTTGAAGTGTCTAAGCATTATGGAGAGAATATCGTATCACTTGTACATAATGAGATTCCAATTGTGTTAGAAAAGAATGAAGGGGAACATGTTTCAGGTAACCCGAAGGTTTTGCTGGGAATTCTGTCTGAAAATATCGATGAGGATGTCAGCCAGCTTCGCCAAAAGGGTGTCAAAATCCTGTTTGATGAAGCAAGACCATGCCCGCCGGGAAGATACAATATCATCGAAGATCCATCTGGTAATCAAATAGAGGTTGTTGAGTTTTCAAATTTCAACTAA
- a CDS encoding manganese catalase family protein: MYIHKKELLFPVQVKSPNPAHAAAVLEQFGGANGELKACLQYFAQSFSTPDPAIRDLLMDISTEEISHLEMVGECITQLMGGTDKEQKMEEMGADERKMSGEGNLLSDAKNQINNMMQFNFNSTVQKSMILDGHGLDFVDSSGTPFTGNFINNVGDLVANLQSDLAAELRAKKVYEELYRHVDDPGAREMFQFLIDREAAHATLFEEAIMRAKEIENKKAHKTGDHVNMYFDLSLGGLAKNEFSFAKQAKVYEGPVEPKE, translated from the coding sequence ATGTATATCCACAAAAAAGAACTATTGTTCCCAGTCCAAGTCAAGAGCCCAAATCCTGCCCATGCTGCTGCAGTACTTGAACAGTTTGGCGGTGCCAATGGTGAATTGAAAGCCTGTCTCCAATATTTTGCCCAGAGTTTTAGTACCCCCGACCCTGCGATTCGCGATTTGCTGATGGACATTTCAACTGAGGAAATCTCGCATCTTGAAATGGTGGGGGAGTGTATCACTCAATTGATGGGTGGTACTGATAAAGAGCAGAAGATGGAAGAGATGGGTGCAGATGAAAGGAAAATGTCTGGTGAAGGAAACCTCTTATCTGATGCTAAAAACCAGATCAATAATATGATGCAGTTCAACTTTAATTCTACGGTTCAGAAAAGCATGATTCTCGATGGACATGGACTTGATTTTGTGGATTCTTCAGGAACACCTTTCACAGGGAATTTCATTAATAATGTTGGCGATCTCGTTGCGAACCTTCAATCAGATCTCGCTGCTGAACTTCGAGCCAAAAAGGTATACGAAGAATTATACCGCCATGTAGACGACCCGGGCGCAAGGGAGATGTTCCAATTCCTGATCGACCGCGAAGCTGCCCACGCCACACTATTTGAAGAGGCCATCATGCGTGCAAAAGAAATCGAAAATAAAAAAGCACATAAAACAGGCGACCATGTAAATATGTATTTTGACCTCTCACTCGGCGGCCTTGCCAAAAATGAATTCAGCTTTGCCAAACAAGCAAAGGTGTATGAAGGCCCAGTCGAGCCGAAAGAATAA
- a CDS encoding helix-turn-helix domain-containing protein, whose translation MLTIKEAAEQLSSFGIDVTNEEILLWIQEGQLKAERSQRRNVLYKIHLSDLIEFIVQEQKNELTNELEKSKRKNQKLNEELELLNTRLHIEQSKVRTLKKMLNAQIEAAATDTFQLEELLGLKRDTSSPVLKKEFKKLLKALHPDRGGDERLFKVFREQYEKLK comes from the coding sequence ATGCTGACAATCAAAGAAGCAGCTGAACAATTATCTTCTTTCGGAATCGATGTAACCAATGAAGAGATTTTGTTGTGGATACAAGAAGGACAATTAAAAGCTGAAAGATCCCAGAGGAGAAATGTATTATATAAAATTCATCTGAGTGACCTGATTGAATTTATTGTTCAAGAACAGAAAAATGAATTAACGAATGAACTAGAAAAGTCCAAGCGCAAGAATCAAAAACTTAACGAAGAACTTGAACTATTAAATACCCGTCTGCATATTGAGCAATCCAAAGTGCGGACATTGAAAAAAATGCTGAATGCACAGATTGAAGCTGCGGCCACCGATACATTCCAACTGGAAGAATTGCTAGGTTTAAAACGGGACACAAGCAGTCCGGTCCTGAAAAAGGAATTCAAAAAGCTCCTAAAAGCCCTTCATCCTGACCGCGGTGGAGATGAGAGGCTTTTTAAAGTGTTCAGAGAGCAATATGAGAAGTTGAAATGA
- a CDS encoding DinB family protein: MAFIMSEVIEVLERTPKILEQYLVGLSDGWLQTNEGDGTWNPSQVIGHLIDGEKYNWIPRLELILSESKEKRFPVFDRFSHLQQYHDWSIEEKMKEFASLRRENIETLKLLITDKAQPEMTGIHPEYGEVTARELISTWVVHDLTHISQITRVMAKKYEESVGPWKSYLGILKN; encoded by the coding sequence ATGGCGTTTATCATGTCGGAAGTAATTGAAGTATTAGAACGGACTCCCAAAATATTAGAGCAATATTTAGTTGGCTTATCCGATGGCTGGCTTCAAACCAATGAAGGAGACGGGACCTGGAACCCATCCCAGGTTATCGGCCATCTTATTGACGGGGAGAAATATAATTGGATTCCTAGATTGGAGTTAATCTTAAGTGAATCAAAGGAAAAAAGATTCCCGGTATTTGACCGATTTTCACATTTGCAACAATATCATGATTGGTCAATTGAGGAAAAAATGAAGGAATTCGCTTCATTACGCAGGGAAAATATTGAAACACTAAAACTGTTGATCACTGATAAAGCACAGCCTGAAATGACGGGAATCCACCCGGAATATGGAGAAGTAACAGCACGTGAATTGATTTCTACCTGGGTGGTTCATGATTTAACCCATATTTCACAGATAACCAGAGTGATGGCAAAAAAATATGAAGAATCGGTGGGGCCGTGGAAGAGTTATTTAGGTATCTTGAAAAATTAA
- a CDS encoding DUF5662 family protein: MLVRGTIHPGYHHDLSKFYPREFFPYARKFYSEKKLSVEDELRWRYAWLTHQHKNKHHWEYWVIDPNKNRPCLCHENTY, translated from the coding sequence ATGCTGGTCAGAGGGACTATACATCCAGGGTATCACCACGATCTATCTAAATTCTATCCAAGAGAGTTTTTTCCTTATGCCAGGAAGTTTTACTCAGAAAAAAAATTAAGTGTAGAAGATGAATTAAGATGGCGTTATGCATGGCTGACTCACCAGCATAAAAATAAACATCACTGGGAGTATTGGGTGATTGACCCGAATAAAAACAGGCCTTGCCTATGCCACGAAAATACTTACTAG
- a CDS encoding DUF5662 family protein yields MPRKYLLEIVCDWRSFSRKWGRKVNLSTLDLTDKIILHPDTRKELEVIMRNNSKMELL; encoded by the coding sequence ATGCCACGAAAATACTTACTAGAAATAGTTTGTGATTGGCGGTCGTTTTCAAGAAAGTGGGGAAGGAAGGTAAATCTATCGACTTTGGACCTTACTGATAAGATTATTCTTCATCCAGATACAAGGAAAGAACTTGAGGTAATCATGCGAAATAATAGTAAAATGGAATTGCTTTAA
- a CDS encoding lipid II flippase Amj family protein: protein MEFFTQGLLFIALFIFIIHSIETLAYAVRLSGARVKMIASALSLFNIMVIVSRLANMMQQPFTGSLIDNAPKENTLEFVEAQFRILIGASTLGTVFGIILLPTFVALFSRAIIHLSEEKGSVPSLMKRLFSLQYIKRGITHFSLPKFSYLQGTKMNEIPVRLFFVNMIITAIYTIGVLAALYAALLVPERAATAIMASGLINGIATILLVIFVDPKLSVIADDVVNQRGSYNTLKSMSIMMVTSRLLGTILAQGLFLWGARYIAWFTKFIVLFR from the coding sequence ATGGAGTTTTTTACTCAAGGATTATTATTCATAGCATTGTTTATTTTTATCATTCATTCGATCGAGACATTGGCTTATGCTGTAAGGTTATCGGGTGCACGCGTTAAAATGATTGCTTCTGCTCTTTCACTTTTTAATATAATGGTGATTGTCTCACGATTAGCGAATATGATGCAGCAGCCTTTTACCGGAAGCCTGATTGATAACGCTCCAAAAGAGAATACATTAGAGTTTGTTGAAGCTCAATTCCGGATCCTTATTGGTGCATCAACTCTTGGTACAGTTTTTGGAATTATTCTGCTTCCCACTTTTGTAGCATTATTTTCGAGGGCAATTATTCATTTATCAGAAGAAAAAGGATCTGTGCCTTCCTTGATGAAGAGGCTTTTTTCATTGCAATACATAAAACGCGGCATCACTCATTTTAGTCTTCCTAAGTTTTCATATCTACAGGGAACGAAAATGAATGAGATTCCGGTAAGGCTCTTTTTTGTAAATATGATCATAACGGCGATTTATACCATTGGGGTTTTAGCTGCACTGTATGCAGCATTATTAGTACCTGAAAGAGCTGCTACAGCTATTATGGCATCTGGTTTAATAAATGGGATTGCAACGATCCTTCTGGTCATTTTTGTTGATCCCAAATTATCTGTCATAGCAGACGATGTTGTCAATCAAAGAGGGAGTTACAATACGCTTAAAAGTATGTCAATCATGATGGTAACCTCAAGATTGTTAGGAACAATTCTTGCTCAGGGACTGTTCTTATGGGGAGCAAGATATATTGCCTGGTTTACAAAATTTATCGTGCTATTTAGATAA
- a CDS encoding acetamidase/formamidase family protein, whose product MIHKIALKSENLHGSFSNEYQPIITVNSGDSIRMQTPDIEWGYSASKEIEREFFRSAVKEETPLHPMVGPIEVKGAKPGMVLEVKLNDVVPGWYGTNWAGGKKSWQNDAVGLTGSERIRLDWELNHSTMTARTEVSGRPVNVTLNPFIGLMGVAPAEPGVHRTSPPRYCGGNIDCKELKRGSTLYLPISVEGALFSIGDGHAAQGDGELSGTAIECPMDFVDITLTLRDDLSLKMPRANTPDGWLTFGFNEDLNLAASQALDEMVDMLCELHEVQRTEALALASVTVDLRVTQVVNGVKGVHAVLPHGAIR is encoded by the coding sequence ATGATACATAAAATTGCTTTGAAATCCGAAAATTTGCACGGGTCTTTCTCTAATGAGTATCAACCAATCATTACAGTTAACTCTGGTGACTCAATCCGCATGCAGACTCCAGACATTGAATGGGGATATTCAGCATCCAAAGAAATTGAGAGAGAGTTCTTTCGGTCTGCTGTAAAAGAAGAAACTCCCCTTCATCCGATGGTTGGTCCGATTGAGGTCAAAGGGGCAAAGCCAGGGATGGTGCTAGAAGTGAAATTGAATGATGTTGTGCCCGGCTGGTATGGGACGAACTGGGCAGGGGGCAAAAAAAGCTGGCAAAATGACGCAGTTGGTCTAACGGGATCCGAGAGAATCAGACTAGACTGGGAGTTGAATCATAGCACAATGACTGCAAGGACCGAGGTAAGCGGCCGACCGGTCAATGTTACGTTAAATCCATTCATCGGCCTGATGGGCGTCGCTCCAGCTGAACCAGGCGTTCATCGCACCTCCCCTCCCCGTTACTGTGGCGGCAACATCGACTGCAAGGAGTTAAAAAGGGGCAGTACCCTGTACCTCCCGATTTCTGTTGAAGGAGCATTATTCTCAATCGGTGACGGCCACGCCGCACAGGGAGATGGTGAATTATCAGGCACTGCAATCGAGTGTCCAATGGACTTTGTCGATATCACTTTGACATTAAGGGATGATCTTTCACTGAAAATGCCGCGTGCCAACACCCCGGATGGCTGGCTGACTTTCGGTTTCAATGAGGACCTCAACCTCGCAGCGTCACAGGCACTTGATGAAATGGTCGACATGTTGTGTGAACTTCATGAAGTACAACGTACAGAAGCCCTTGCACTAGCAAGCGTGACCGTTGATTTACGAGTCACCCAGGTCGTGAACGGCGTAAAAGGAGTTCATGCTGTATTGCCGCATGGAGCAATTAGGTGA
- a CDS encoding DMT family transporter has product MNKKLWLTYGMLTFATSTWGSAFIAGKYAVQSFEPATVAFFRFFGAAILLIPLMFLMEKNRQKPNLKDYILFAVLGLTGIALYNIFFFLASKHAPVIKSSLFIASNPVLIVLLSALFLKETITRNNVIGLAIALSGAFFIITDGHLMNLIQLGFEPIDFVLMGAVVSWALYSVVGKVVLKKFSSVESTTYAVVFGTLFLLPFALTETSWQDVQQASGTTWVAIIHMSVLVTVVSFVMYYNGIKEIGAAKASIFINVMPVSAVIMATLFLGENFTAAHAAGAALVLSGVYIGTNPRLFKRKPKAEIVKNEIA; this is encoded by the coding sequence ATGAACAAAAAATTATGGCTTACATATGGCATGTTGACTTTTGCCACCTCAACATGGGGCAGTGCTTTCATTGCCGGAAAATACGCAGTACAAAGCTTCGAACCGGCGACTGTCGCCTTTTTTCGTTTTTTTGGGGCTGCCATCCTCCTCATTCCTCTCATGTTCTTGATGGAGAAAAATCGCCAGAAACCGAACTTGAAGGATTATATTTTATTTGCCGTTCTTGGCCTCACTGGAATCGCATTATATAATATCTTCTTTTTCCTGGCGAGTAAGCATGCACCTGTCATTAAAAGCTCCCTCTTCATTGCGTCCAACCCTGTGTTGATTGTGCTTTTATCAGCTTTATTTTTAAAAGAAACCATCACCCGCAACAATGTTATTGGATTGGCGATTGCCCTTTCTGGTGCTTTTTTTATCATAACAGATGGGCATCTAATGAACTTGATTCAACTCGGCTTCGAACCAATTGATTTTGTTTTGATGGGAGCTGTGGTAAGTTGGGCGCTCTACAGTGTGGTTGGAAAAGTGGTGCTTAAAAAATTCAGCTCTGTCGAATCTACTACCTACGCAGTCGTGTTCGGTACCCTCTTTTTACTTCCCTTTGCCCTGACTGAAACATCATGGCAGGACGTCCAGCAGGCATCAGGTACAACCTGGGTGGCTATTATCCATATGAGCGTGTTGGTTACGGTTGTTTCATTCGTCATGTATTATAACGGAATCAAAGAAATTGGCGCCGCCAAGGCATCGATTTTCATTAATGTTATGCCGGTTTCTGCGGTCATTATGGCTACTTTGTTTTTAGGCGAAAATTTCACAGCCGCTCATGCAGCCGGAGCCGCCCTTGTATTATCAGGAGTCTATATTGGAACGAATCCAAGGCTTTTTAAAAGGAAGCCAAAAGCCGAAATAGTTAAAAATGAAATTGCATAA
- a CDS encoding S8 family serine peptidase — MKRKKRRLLSVLLSTALVVPLLLQPQMQTNAATKGVSVSAKEAVQTAKQKVNKKLYTQFEDQDKVTFLVKMKEQVDTKAVAKEAEKKASLAKATPAKTKSMKRSTIVSELKTTAQETQINVMEFLREQEKKGTAKEVHSYHVVNAIAVTATKEVMDKVAAFAEVDKILPNETRQLFVPEKSAVAVQDPVAKTNSIEWNIDRVGAPAVWDMGIDGSGITVATIDTGVQWNHPALQEKYRGYDSATGQVSHADHWFDAVRGQSAPYDDHGHGTHVTGTMVGSEPDGGNVVGVAPGAKWIAVKAFTASGGTDADLLEAGEWILAPNGNPDLAPDVVNNSWGGGPGLDEWYRPMVQAWRAAEIFPEFSAGNTTFSNPGGPGSVANPANYPESVATGATDINNNLGSFSLLGPSPYGEIKPELSAPGVNIRSSVPGSGYEGGWNGTSMAGPHVSAAIALLLQANSSLTVDDLEEIIMTTALPLTDNAYPESPNNGYGSGLLNVFDAVSSVVSGLGKLKGQVTKDGDDSEAPVLEHSQPATVFAGMPLTLEASAADNISVTNVEVEYQLEDGTWSSIPAARTGGDYKNGTYQAAIPGEAISGNEFSYKWKAVDFGGNETVSEFTVTVLPGITVGYEQNFENDASGWTSYGAANSWEWGTPTSGPGSAFSGEKVYGTALGGTYQNRANMSLQMPPIDLPEGSSYLQFKQWYNLERNYDYGHVFVSTDAVNWVQKLRVNNLSNGWIDGEVDLSEYAGQRIYIAFNVTTDGSVVRDGWYLDDVSLTNTPLAAPAKADTTGNKDDEKDSLKEKVDPNKIQMSLPKHQKAENSANPMALPMQAQVTVIESGRSVKTNPANGSFELTHAAGTFTVVAEAYGFRPQTQTVNIAQDGETTANFNLEELPKGTITGSITNKATGEPVAGATVYLLEDAKIAPVETDENGQYSLTAYEGEYTLKVIAPHFYSQEATVTLDGDVEQNFEIKPFIGYPGEIGYDDGSAENARAFYDAGNGWAVKMSLAEGNNKALVTGGLFRFWDTEWPVPGGTAFKVEVYDATGTDGSPGKKLAGPIDATALRNGEWTHVDLSSHGIVVEGDFYLVYIQAGINTASPGLATDENGKNALRSWQLVGGGWSPSPEDEGNYMIRAVVDYEVTTPSISSPVDGSFTKESSVKVEGSAAPTTTVHIYNDGEEIATTAASDNGKYAVDIDLNEGTNVLTAKASTEQGITDASEPATVVFDPNAPELSIASPADGSKINKETVTVTGAITDANLDTVTVNGTAAKVENGTYSARVMLDEGKNEIKVVAVDKAGNATEKSIKVDVKYTAPVISNVKPEEDQTLKKGESVKVEFTSEEDLDATFVIHMPLTSNSLTMNATELPMREVSPGNYAGYYTATKDVVADGAIIEVKAVDAYGNETRKTAEGKLFINVKKKSNK, encoded by the coding sequence ATGAAACGTAAAAAACGCCGATTATTATCCGTACTTCTATCCACAGCACTTGTTGTACCATTGCTGCTTCAGCCACAGATGCAGACAAATGCAGCAACAAAGGGAGTCAGTGTTTCTGCAAAGGAAGCAGTCCAGACTGCAAAACAAAAGGTAAACAAAAAGCTTTATACGCAATTTGAAGATCAGGATAAAGTAACGTTCCTGGTAAAAATGAAAGAGCAGGTGGATACGAAAGCTGTTGCTAAGGAGGCAGAGAAAAAAGCCAGCCTGGCTAAAGCAACACCGGCAAAAACCAAATCAATGAAGCGCTCGACGATTGTATCAGAATTAAAAACAACGGCACAAGAAACACAGATCAATGTAATGGAATTCCTCAGGGAGCAAGAAAAGAAGGGTACAGCTAAGGAGGTCCATTCCTACCATGTGGTGAATGCCATTGCGGTAACAGCCACAAAAGAAGTAATGGATAAAGTTGCTGCTTTTGCTGAGGTTGATAAAATCCTTCCAAATGAAACAAGGCAGCTGTTTGTTCCGGAAAAATCAGCTGTTGCTGTTCAGGACCCTGTTGCCAAAACCAATTCAATCGAATGGAATATCGACCGTGTAGGAGCACCAGCGGTCTGGGATATGGGAATCGATGGGAGCGGAATAACCGTAGCAACAATCGACACAGGGGTACAGTGGAATCACCCGGCATTGCAGGAGAAATACCGTGGCTATGACTCAGCCACCGGACAAGTATCCCATGCTGATCATTGGTTTGATGCCGTTCGTGGACAATCTGCACCATATGATGACCATGGGCATGGGACGCATGTTACCGGTACTATGGTAGGGTCCGAGCCTGATGGTGGAAACGTCGTTGGAGTTGCTCCAGGCGCCAAATGGATCGCTGTTAAAGCATTTACAGCTTCTGGCGGTACAGATGCTGACTTACTGGAAGCTGGTGAGTGGATCCTCGCTCCAAATGGAAATCCTGATTTAGCTCCTGACGTTGTCAATAATTCATGGGGCGGTGGACCGGGATTGGATGAATGGTATCGCCCAATGGTTCAAGCATGGAGAGCGGCTGAAATATTCCCTGAGTTCTCTGCCGGGAATACGACTTTCAGCAATCCTGGGGGACCTGGTTCTGTTGCGAACCCGGCCAATTATCCGGAATCAGTCGCAACAGGTGCGACAGACATCAATAATAATTTGGGAAGCTTTTCTCTCTTGGGCCCGTCTCCATATGGAGAAATCAAGCCTGAGCTGTCAGCACCTGGAGTGAATATCCGCTCATCAGTACCTGGAAGCGGTTATGAGGGCGGCTGGAATGGAACATCTATGGCCGGACCTCATGTCTCAGCTGCAATCGCATTATTGCTGCAGGCAAATTCAAGTTTGACTGTTGATGATCTGGAAGAGATTATTATGACGACAGCGCTGCCTTTAACAGACAATGCTTATCCAGAATCACCGAATAATGGCTATGGTTCTGGATTGTTGAATGTTTTTGATGCGGTTTCCTCGGTTGTTTCTGGTTTGGGGAAATTAAAAGGACAGGTTACAAAGGATGGAGACGACAGTGAAGCACCGGTGTTGGAGCATTCCCAACCTGCCACGGTTTTCGCAGGAATGCCACTGACTTTAGAGGCTTCAGCTGCCGACAACATCAGTGTAACAAATGTTGAAGTTGAATATCAATTGGAGGATGGAACCTGGTCATCTATTCCCGCTGCACGAACTGGCGGTGACTATAAAAATGGTACGTATCAGGCTGCTATTCCAGGTGAAGCGATATCCGGGAACGAATTTTCATACAAATGGAAGGCAGTGGACTTTGGCGGTAATGAAACGGTAAGTGAATTTACCGTGACCGTGCTGCCAGGAATCACTGTAGGCTATGAACAAAACTTTGAAAATGATGCTTCTGGCTGGACCTCTTATGGAGCCGCAAACAGCTGGGAGTGGGGCACTCCGACCAGTGGTCCTGGTTCAGCATTTTCAGGAGAGAAAGTCTATGGAACGGCTCTTGGCGGAACCTACCAAAACCGAGCGAACATGTCATTGCAAATGCCGCCGATCGATTTGCCGGAAGGCAGCAGTTACCTGCAATTCAAGCAATGGTATAACCTGGAGAGAAATTATGACTACGGCCATGTGTTTGTCTCCACTGATGCTGTTAACTGGGTGCAAAAACTGCGTGTAAACAATCTATCGAATGGCTGGATTGATGGTGAAGTAGACTTGAGTGAATATGCTGGCCAAAGAATTTATATCGCCTTTAACGTCACAACCGATGGCAGCGTAGTCAGGGATGGATGGTATTTGGATGATGTTTCTTTAACAAATACTCCGCTTGCCGCGCCAGCTAAGGCTGACACGACAGGAAACAAGGACGACGAGAAGGATAGCCTGAAAGAAAAGGTTGATCCAAACAAGATCCAAATGTCACTGCCTAAGCATCAAAAAGCTGAAAATTCAGCAAATCCAATGGCATTGCCTATGCAGGCTCAAGTGACGGTTATTGAATCAGGGCGTTCCGTAAAAACAAATCCTGCTAATGGAAGTTTCGAACTGACACATGCTGCCGGTACATTCACGGTGGTAGCAGAAGCTTATGGTTTCCGTCCACAGACTCAAACTGTAAACATTGCACAGGATGGAGAGACAACAGCCAACTTCAATTTAGAAGAGTTGCCAAAAGGAACAATAACCGGTTCCATCACGAATAAGGCAACTGGTGAGCCTGTAGCGGGTGCGACCGTTTACCTATTGGAGGATGCGAAGATAGCACCTGTTGAAACAGACGAGAATGGACAATATTCGCTGACTGCATATGAAGGTGAATACACGCTAAAAGTAATTGCTCCTCATTTTTACAGTCAGGAAGCGACTGTCACCCTTGATGGGGATGTTGAGCAAAACTTTGAAATTAAACCATTCATCGGTTACCCGGGTGAAATCGGTTATGATGACGGCAGTGCGGAAAATGCTCGGGCATTCTATGACGCGGGCAATGGCTGGGCCGTGAAGATGTCGTTGGCTGAGGGCAACAACAAAGCGCTGGTTACAGGCGGTCTATTCCGTTTCTGGGATACTGAGTGGCCGGTTCCGGGCGGCACAGCCTTCAAAGTGGAAGTATACGATGCCACAGGAACTGATGGATCTCCAGGCAAGAAGCTGGCAGGACCAATTGATGCCACTGCATTGAGAAACGGCGAGTGGACACATGTTGATTTGAGCAGCCATGGAATCGTAGTAGAAGGAGATTTCTACCTGGTATATATCCAGGCTGGCATCAACACAGCTTCACCTGGCCTGGCTACCGATGAAAACGGAAAGAATGCATTAAGAAGCTGGCAGTTAGTAGGTGGTGGCTGGTCACCTTCTCCAGAGGATGAAGGAAACTATATGATCCGTGCGGTAGTCGATTATGAGGTTACGACACCAAGTATCTCTTCACCTGTAGATGGATCTTTTACAAAGGAAAGTTCTGTAAAAGTAGAAGGATCGGCAGCGCCAACAACGACTGTCCATATCTATAATGATGGCGAAGAGATTGCAACCACAGCTGCAAGCGATAATGGCAAGTATGCAGTTGATATAGATCTAAATGAAGGCACGAATGTATTGACAGCCAAAGCATCGACAGAGCAGGGAATTACTGATGCATCAGAGCCAGCAACAGTGGTTTTTGACCCTAATGCACCTGAATTGTCGATTGCCTCCCCTGCAGATGGAAGCAAAATCAACAAAGAAACCGTTACGGTTACCGGCGCAATTACTGATGCCAATCTGGACACTGTTACAGTTAACGGAACTGCAGCGAAGGTGGAGAACGGAACCTATTCAGCCAGGGTAATGCTGGATGAAGGGAAAAACGAAATCAAAGTGGTTGCAGTGGATAAGGCAGGAAACGCAACTGAAAAATCTATAAAAGTAGATGTGAAATACACTGCACCTGTGATTTCAAATGTTAAACCGGAAGAAGATCAGACCTTGAAAAAAGGAGAAAGCGTAAAGGTCGAATTCACTAGTGAAGAAGACCTGGATGCGACGTTTGTCATTCATATGCCATTAACGAGCAATTCACTGACAATGAATGCAACAGAGCTTCCAATGCGTGAAGTATCTCCAGGAAATTACGCAGGCTACTATACAGCGACTAAAGATGTTGTGGCAGATGGCGCCATCATCGAAGTCAAAGCCGTTGACGCCTATGGCAATGAAACAAGAAAAACCGCAGAGGGAAAATTGTTCATCAATGTGAAGAAAAAGAGTAATAAATAG
- a CDS encoding DUF4181 domain-containing protein: MKYILFVVLIITIVWLMKFLLRKAFNIPKIKRKVFSYNHINKTHRNAEWILRITTVITYLILFFKLMYRDVSVNLFLLVLTLLITGQNFLRAYFEWKASDHPKEAILSIAEGLVLIGIVLLVIQFEVLTRLTQ, encoded by the coding sequence ATGAAGTATATTCTCTTTGTTGTTCTCATTATAACAATAGTCTGGTTAATGAAGTTCTTATTAAGAAAAGCCTTCAATATCCCAAAGATTAAAAGGAAGGTATTTTCCTATAATCATATAAATAAAACGCATCGAAATGCTGAATGGATTCTGCGAATTACGACTGTAATCACTTATCTGATTTTATTTTTTAAATTAATGTATCGAGATGTTTCGGTAAATCTTTTCCTTCTGGTCCTGACATTACTGATCACTGGGCAAAACTTTCTGCGCGCTTATTTTGAATGGAAAGCTTCAGACCATCCAAAAGAGGCCATTCTTTCCATAGCGGAAGGACTTGTTCTTATTGGAATCGTTCTCCTCGTTATCCAGTTTGAAGTATTGACTAGGCTGACCCAATAA